The genomic DNA GTAGCAAGTCCGAGCCTGCCACTCTGGCCTTCCAAAGACCAGATACGCTGAAAAACAATGGCTGACTTAACTGATCTTTTGAGCGGTGGCCCAAAGATTGAGGAAGATGATCATGAAATGTCGAAAACTGCCCGTCTTTGTGGTAattatgataataataatgataaccGTTACTGCGacttttggtcatgtcagattgtacAACGTATAAAAATTTACAAGCGAATTATCCTTTGAGGcaaaggaaaaggaaactAATTTATATGCACAACTATCAGAAGGGCAAATAAAGATGGCTGATTTGGGTCTTGACCCAATCTAGTTCTGACCTCCAAGCACGTCTTCTGATATTTAATGTGATGTCCCTGAACTACCCTAACATTTAAAAAAGGCTGCATTTCATTGACTGTGTGGACTCACCTGAATGTCTTGGTAGATCTTTGTATTAAAGAACACCAGAAGTCCAAATGGAATGATTCCCAAAAACAAGAGCCTGAAGTAATGATTGTAGTAGGTGACGTAGTGAACATTGATCCTCAAATCCGACACTTTCAAGGCTGGAATGGTCTCATTGGTTCGTGGATCGTCAATCCATTGGATCTCAGCCTCAAAGAATTTGGGCAAATTTACCACCACCGAAAACAGTGACACCGGGACCACATACTTCAAGACTCTTCGTAAGGTGGCATGTTCATCATTCATTGACTAGAAGAGAAGGTGGAATATGGAACAAACCGATTAATACACCCCCCAACTCCAAATCTCAATGATGTTCGTTTGGTGGGAAAACGTGATTAAGCTGATATTGGCATGACATGGTCCCATTTGAAGGTAAGGGGGAAGGAAGCAATAACCATAATATTTGACACCTTGATGACGCCTTAGTGCAGTATACATTCAATTTTATATTCCAGAAGACATGACTGTGAACATACGATATAGGGAGCTTCTTAGAGGTTGGAAAACAACGATGCTTGAGTCCACAGGCCATGCGAAGATATAAATAGGAGTCGGAAAATGTCTTTACTTATGTTTAATTGTACATTTTTTCATGATGTTATATTCAACTTTGAGCAAAACCAAAGGAAATAGTTACAATGAAATATCTATTTTAGATTCTTagcaattcaaatcaaatagcATTAGTAAAACTAATGACTTACTTCTGAACCGTATTACTTCACccagaaaacatttttgtggtTTTCTAAAACATGGGCTAAACAGAAACAAGAAATGGTTCTATTTACTGTACTGCGTTGTTCCAAGGTTTGGAAACACTTTTCCGATACTTCCAACACTTCTTTCCAACTAACCAAGACATACTTTCATTCTAGATACCACCTGGACAATTGTAATGTTATCTATGAAAGAAAATTATGGTGGGATGACCACAAAAGTTTCTTTAAGGAAAAAtaaggccaaaaaggccattgAGCCTGTTTTCTTGTAACACGTTTGTTCTTACTTGACAAGCTTTTATCCCCTCTGGAATAGCTTTACCTCATGTACAGTGCAGAGATTGATGAGGATCAGTTGAGCCAACAAAATAAGGGTGGGCATattaaaaagatgaaaatatcTTTCTGAGGAAGGTGAAATGAACGTTTTTAGGTACTTTTTTGCGGTTTGGGTATTGAAGGTTGAATGTATTTTGATGAGGAATCAAGCGCTTGGTGATCTTGATGCTTTTGATTCGAAGACCTTTGTTCCAcaaaaatgatccaagatgaatGGGCAAGGTTCCAGCTTTAGACACGCCTCGACTTTATTGTAGGTAGCACCAAACATTGAGTAGTGGAAAGGACAGATTtggtcagatttggacaattgaATTGAGCTAATTGTTTATGCATTAACCGTTCAAATATGCAAAagctttttcaatgacatgctttcaattttaatgGACCTGACACAAAGAGGGCtgccaattgaaaacaaaacaaaacatgacTTTGGCTTTGTCCATTGTGAACCAGCAAACTTCAACCAACTTGTCCATGAAAGTCTGTCCAGTGAAAATTTCAAGCATCCAAACCTTGCAATGAAACAGGATATTGCAAACCCGTTCATAACAAACAGAATGACTTTCAATTGCTCACACATCTGTATGGCATTCAATTCACGGACATATTTCTGAGAGTCATAATGTCGAAAGTCTTGGATGGAAAGTAATTGGTTCAGAGTTCTAAGAAAAGACTTACAAGCATAATCAGTCAATTTGATGAGACGCAATAAAGCTTTCTGAGTTACTAAAAGCTGCTTCccaaaaggaaacttttcatGAAATGTTAGTTGACTATTCATCTCCTCTTTGgctgtttttttcctttgaatctTGTAGTTCCAAGTCAACAATAGGATTTGTATCACATTTAAGTCCCAAGTGCAAAAGCGGTCCTTGTTTTAATACCAAAGAGCACATACATTACAAAGCATGACCTCTGTGCAACATTTATGCATCGGAACCCTCCTTTGACGCGAAACTTCCTTCAATGCACCCCAAAACTTCAGCATAAGAAAAGCCTGTCCCATTTTCCCAAACAAATTGGATACAACAATACAGATGTAGTGTATATCGGATTAGTTTGAGAACAAGGAAATGAACCGTTTTTGTTAGCTTGAGAACCTCGCAAATTCTCCATTTCAACTCATGTTGTAAAAAACTTAACTTTATGATAGTAAGTGATGGTTGCTTTGGTCTTATGCGCATTTCTAGAATATTGTCTTTGCTTTGAGGAAATGCATAATTTGAAGCTTGGCATGGTACCTCAATGTATAACATTGACTCGTAAATggcgtttttttttattagattGCGGGTCATTGACGAAAAGTGAGTTCTTAATTGGTTTTGGCACACCCAGAGAGTCTCTTTTGAATGTGCTCAGCTTGATTTTATCTTTGTACAGAAGGTTTGTACACAGCTAAAATCCATCATTTTATTGGCAAATTGTGGATTTTGCGAGAGTTTGCACAACATACCGGTTCCTTACAATGGACAttgacatttcaaagttaATTTTGCAATATGTTCAAtgccattttccaatttgattctGTGGACCAAGTCTCTTATGAACGTATTTTATAATGATGGGACCTTATTTCATAAAGATACTTCCCCATCTCATTTTTGTTATAATGCTGATATAAATCTGAACATCTACATTTAAAAATACCCTGATTACTTCATTGATCAAGGATTTGTAGTGAATAACTACTTTCGTCTACGTACTGAGTGGTATCAGAATTTATCAGAATtagaacattttgatttcaaataaaaacaaatctcTGTTTTGAATTACCTTTTTGGGGGGCCACGTTTGTCAGTACCAACCCTGTTAAGGCTTATTTCAATATCTAGCCGTTGAAATTTTCTGCTGGTCGGGTCTCTCGTGTCGAATCATCGAATACGTCGAGGAAATTGAGACCACATTCAGCTctacttgaaatgaaatttaccAGCACTCAGCACTCCAATTTCCATAAATATAAATTCGACTCGGGTATCTTGATAGCTATAGAAAAGTATGCTCTATACTTGCACATATAGTGTATATCTAGGTAGAAAACTCTTGACTCTTGAGGAACTTGACTGATTGAGGTGACTCTCGAACACTTTCTTTTTGAGTTTCTGTTTGCTTAGATCCAACCAAGATTAGTCTGAGGCTGGTCGAATGAAGGTCAAATCCAGCATTTAGTCGACTGGATGGAGCCAAAAGGGTTTGATGAGGTGAGTGAGAATGGGTCTGTTGACTTAACACGGCAAGAGAGGGCGAAGTGCTTTGACACTCAGAGATCTCCTAAAGCGATGGACGGACACTTTCCTGCGAGATCAAGGTCTCATTTGCACACATGCGTGTATAACCCTCATACAACAGACGTGCAATACGATCCGTATGCTTCTAAAATGCGTGTTGCTAACGGAgttggattaaaaaaaaagagagtgtTCGGTTCGGAATAGAGGCTCTTTGGCATGTAGAGTTCCTCCGACCAAAATGGTACACAAAAAAGCCCTTTGGTTGGGATCAATCATCTTTGGAAAGCTCTCAATGCGTTATGGATCAAGTTTCCGGGCGGAAAATGCTTTTGGGTTACCTGGTTGTAGTCGAGTGGATAATGGACTGCCACATATCGTTCCATGGCAATGGCCACGGTCATCAAAACGGAGGCTGTCATGGAGATCATCTGACCCGGGAAGAGAACGTACGGAAAGAGAAGGGTATGGACACTCGTTGCCAGATGGAAGCTCTTCCTGAAGCTCTCAAGAATCGAGCCAAATAAGTAGAAGCAATCGAAGCAGCCCAGGGCAATGAGCAGGAGGTTGAACGAGTTCCGCATATCTTTCGAGGCCAGGATGAGGCTAGAGAAGATGTTAAAGATGATCCCACTGATCGCAATAGTGGTTTGGACCAGGCCCTCTAACCAGAAACTCAGACCATCCAAGAGCCTCTGCTCGGCCTCGCCATATTCAGGGCAATCCTTCAGGAGCTCCCATTCGGCGGCCGAGAGATTGGCTCCCAAGGTAAGATTGTCTGCAGTCATTGTCGAGGTCTCGTTTCCTTGATGATGTGGAACAAAGGAACGCACTTTTCGTCTCCTTTGGCGAGCTAACTAGGAACAGCACTGCAGTGGCGGGCAATCTTGGTTTGACAGCTCTGCTCCAGACTTGCTATGCAAATCTCGTCCACAAAATTTCACGAGGCTTCTTCAGCCAAGAACAATGTCCACTTTGAATTCGGACAGATGACAAGCCGGCCTCCGAGTTGAATCTCAATGAGATTGGCGTTCCCACACAGAACTCACTCTTGAGGGAAAACGGGCCTACATCGACTCCGCCGGTCTCATCCGCAAGTGGATAAGAAGATCCGATTAGATTTCTCCGGAAGTCTCACTCAAACAAAAGGTCGAAAGAGCGAAGAACGATTACTTCTGGACTAATTCAATCAGAATTCAAGACTGGCTCTCGCGAGTCAGAAACGACTCGATCCGTGCAATTTCGTACCCGACGAGGACACACGAGTTCCACGCGAGTTCTGCTTGGGAACCAGGGATCAACGAGTGCTTTCCCCATCAAATCGAGCTCGCACTCCCGTGGAAATCCGTGGTAGAGATCCGTCTGGCGCGGTTTCCGTGCCGACGATGCTCCCACAAGCGCATTTCCAGGCTCCTGGGACCAGAGGGGGTTAGCATTAAACCTGGACTGGTGGACCAATTGGGATCGGATGTGTTCGTACCTTTTGGAAATAATCCATTTTTGGATGGCTGGTACTTGAAGTACCTTGGTTCATCGTGTGCCCATTAAGCATTTTCGCTCTATTTCACAAACTTTGGAACATGCCTAGAATCACTTAAGATGGGtaatggaacaaatttgacAGTCTTGTTTGAACCTCAACTTTGATAAAACAAATTGGATTATTACGTTGAAGCGCTTCAAAGGTGTTTTCACAATTCCAAAGCCATGTTAGTTGAATTCCgggaaaaagttttcttcaGAATGCCCTTGATTGGaattcaaatacaattttcTGGAAGATCTGACCAAATTCAGCAAAAGATTAACTTTTTCAAAGCacttaatttcaaaattgtatcTACCCAGTCATCACATTCTTCGGCTCGATCGTTTGGCGACCGATCTTGCTCCCTCCCAAAATCCGCCGTTTTTGAGTCTGAAACAAAATCTGATGGGATTAGTTGGAGCGTGTTTTCAGAACAAAGAGTGTTCCAAATTTAGAAATTAATCCGTCAAAAAGgaaataaagaaacaaaacaagacAAAGGTTACTAGCTACCCAAAAGGATTGAGATTGATCAGGCCCAGGCTGAAACCACCACTGAAGGATTAGAAGTGGTGGCTCATCGGATTTAACCAGATTTGGATTAAGACCATGCGAGTAAAGGCCACAACTGTCAAAGAACCACTCCACTCTGATCGCTCACAAGATCAAGTGTCGGCCAAAAAGAAGGATCAGGCAAAGGCCTTGCTCTCATCAAAGGCCTTACCAAAATCACTGGCAAGCTAAATCTTCACAATAGCTTTTGTTGAGTATTGTTATTCAAGTTATGCGTCTGGATTGTACCCATTGCATTCCTGGAAATGgtatttttgacattgttgCAGAGTAAGAGCAAAATGTGACTGAATCGCAAAAGGCCTTGAGTAGGATGTTTACTTTGCACAGGATGGTTCTCATCTGTCGAGATCACTGTTTTTGCTCTGGGAAACGTTTTTAGCCCGACCTATTCAGATCAGGCGAGCTTCGAATAATGCAACCCTTTTGCGAGAATCGAGATTAGAAACTGGCTTGAACTGGTTAGGCTCAATTCCTGATGAGGGTCtcataaatattttgcaacCTTAACATTCCCATGGCCTCTTTTTAAGAAAGTACGTAgctttgatttggaacaacatgTTAGATTGGCAAGTACGTGTAATTGCCGCAAGAAATGAGGCATACTACTCATTCTGTTATCTACTACAGTTACGTACTAAACTCAGAGAGCGTAACTTTTCACCATGAGGTTCCGTAAAGAAGAAATTTGAGAGACGCATGGTATCCAGCGCAatatagatttatttcaggaacatttTGGTCATGATGAGATACTGTCAGCATCTCGTCTTTTGGTTTTACATCTTCCAATGTTTCATAAGCATGTAATTCAATGTAATTCTTCAGGTTCTGGGTCAGCAAAAGCTTGCTTTCATCATGACCTTGTCAAGATATAGTGGACATTGATAGTCACTAATGGCAACAACGTAACATGAGTTGGAAGAAtacaaaacaaattgaaaattccaagGGAAACATCCAAGTTCGAATTATGACAAAGGAAGGGGCGAGAAAAggggagaaaaaagaaaatatgagaACAGAGCAAAACATGTCAATTTGTTCAGTTTTTAGACACGAGACAAGCCTTCAGGAATGGGAgtaaattgattttattttggtgCATGGAATGGTTTGATGTGATAGGTGAGAGACTTCAATgaaatgttttcttcaaaaaagattaATATAAAGCTCTCATCTTGTGCCCTTTACTTGGTCTTAAAATTTTACAGTAATCATTAAATAGCGCAGCTGAAATAATCCTCAAATAAACAAATTCATTGCTCTCAACCATCCACATTATGTTGCTCACGAAGTTATGGTGCATCAAACCGATAGCCTTTGccaaggacttgaaggtgTTAAAAACCTTTGGGTACAAGGCCAAATCTCTTTTTCAGGCTTTAGGGAACTGCaggaagagggaaaatgagGAAAGGCACAAAGGCTGTCATATCGTCAGTGAATGACAAGGTCAAAAGAAAGCCGGTCCGGCACATTTCCACAGTTTCTTGCCAAGGCCTCTGGAATAATCCAAAGCACCTTGTTAAGGCTGATTAGGGACGACTTGGGCGCTCAATCACTTATACAATCTTTTATCTCGAATCAGAGGGACACAAGCGAATTTTGAATTGGTTAATATCAATGCTCAAGGTGCCAACCCTTTTGATGGATAtaactttgccattgttgagGGTCCAACAGCAACACAGACTTATTTTTTAAGCTCCATGTAGGTCCAAGGCATCCCCAGCAATGTCAAACATTGATTCAAGACCAAACATCCTTTCTAGTAATAGTTCTTGGAGTGGTGGCTTCAATTGGGAAAAAGGGTCCTCCGACCTTCATCAACGTCATGTCAGAAGTCTATAAGATTTTTGTGATGGGATGCACTCATGGTTGATCGACAATATTACTACTAACCACACCCGCATATGGACAATCAATTTGATAAGAACGCTAGAATGCATTTTAGAAGACTGTAATGTCACGCTTTGCTGGCCCCCCACCCCTGGCATCCACCGATTTTAAAAGGGGCTCTTTTTTGTCACgcttcaaattgcaaaaagtgtCATACATATTATGAGGGGATGCTGTAGTTCAACTGACCTTGACAAGTCTTAATTCAGGCAGAGAATAATAGTTTTATTGGAATCGGAAGTGCTGGTGCTAAAATGTACTGCCCACGTCCATGATCTGTTTCATATGATAGATGGTTCACAATTGTATTTTACGCTATGAATTTGATTgatcttcatttttgtttgaaacacTCCCACTTGGTAACATTTTCTCCGAAGTAAACATTGTTCCCTTCTGGTTTAAAATGCATTGCTGTTTCCTGAAAGCAAATATCCGGCCATAATGTAAGATCCTTTCCTTCTAATCAACTCAAAGTTCATTAGCTAAAAGCCAGAAGAGTACAGGTACATTCACGAAATAAAGACCACCATTTCTTGCAATTAAATGCCTGTTGAACGATTTTCATTCCTATTACCGACGAAAAACCTTAATTGAGCACGAAATTCATCTTGTTCATGAAACGACGGGCTGAGCATATATTTATAGAATAAAAACCATACCTTTTTCACCCGCTCGTATGGTCCATGAGTGTTTCCAGTTGATCAGACCTGTGCATACCAACCAGCTCCCTTTTTGTGTAGCGTTctttgtattgaaaaatatgtctgACACGCTATTAGTCGACCTATTAAATCCATGGGCAGTCTTAAAAGCCAGAAATAACCCCGAGGTAATTGGACTCAAGGGAGACTGGTCTCCCAATAATGCTATGTacttgttccaaatcaacctTGAATACTGATGTTCCACCAATGGCATATTTCATGACCTTATTTATCTAATCCGATTCCAACCTCAATATATAATACAATAATGCCAAGGCTATTTATTGACACACAAACAAGTAACAATGGtgataataatagtaatgATATTGAAACCAAAGCCAAATTCCAGCCACAACCCGAGCTCAGAAGTGCTCGCACTAAACAATGCGCGTCCAAAATGGAGATCAAAAATGACGTTCCAGTCAAGTCATGTGGTGCACAGACAAACCCGTACTTTCAGAATGTGAGCTCAAGCgggtttgttgttgttgttgttgttgttgttgttgttgaacgCCGTATTTGCGTCGATGCTCCCGGACCACCTCGTCCAACTTTTGCCTTTTATACAATTTGGACACCTGATGGGATGGAGGATGCGTGCAAAAGAATGTCAAATTCCAGTCACGTGGTGAGTAAATGAGCTAAAGAGGGTAATTTCGAGGACGAACATACCTTGTATAAACGCAAGGAGAGGTAGAATAGAAGCAGTGATGCCACGATCAATGAACACGCCAACGACACACCAACGATGATGAATGAATTGCAATCCAACGTTTTCTCCACGGATGAAAGTGAAGATCCACTTGGGCTTGTCTTGTCACTTTTCTGGCCGCCTTTCAGCTCTTTGTAGTAATCATCTGAACACGGGCAAAAAATCGAGGGCATTAATCAGGGCGAGACCAATCAGAATCATTCAGAATCCATGTCAATCTTGTCGCTGTCTACAGTAATATTAAGAGCAAGACTTGTTTGATCTGCCGATGAGTGAGCGCATTTCATTGGATGATCTGGGAGTGTTCTTCAAACTCTCTCTCTGATACTTTTCCGAAATGTACTTGAACACTTTATTGCAGGGTTCATTGGAAACTAAGCCATGTGCATAACTTGGAACCAAACCAGGAAGATGGAAGACCAGTGCACCTCAGTACAACATGTTTTGGCCCTTCAGGCTTGCAGTACAAGCAACAACTTTTCATGCGGTGCGTTGGTACATAGAAACCTCGACACCGGAAATACGAGATAGCATATCATCTGCggagaaaaaagctttttggaTGATGCTTCGTTGAGAGATTATGACTAAGTTCTCATCTTCCTGGGTTGATGATGCTATTCTTATTTATCGGAACTCACATCACTCAAGATCAGTGAAGCAATTATTTTCTTGTCATTGTGGGGAATAAAGGAATTTGGCTCTTTTCCCGGCAATTGCCAAACGCATATATTCATTTAAGCTCGTTTTCGTCTTAAATGAGTGTTTTCAAAATTCCGGTCACATTTTGTGACTGAATGAATGGACGCGATGGTTTTTAGGGCAGGAGTAACAGTTTCGCCCGTTTCTCACTTATCTGCACATTGAATAAAGTTTGGCAAAAATACCCATTTGATATGCTAGATACGTTGATATTTAGCCATGATGAGGCATTAGTCCTTAAATGTTTTAGAATTGAGGAAAATCTGTAGCCAGTAACGCCCTTATCTCTTTTATGAGAAATGGTTGAAGTAATTCATCACTCACATTGGCCAAAAGAACAAATGCCATATCCGTTCCTTTCTTAGAAGAACGACTAAAGCCTTGATggcttttgaaaaacaaatcaatcatGTTCTTCGCAAAAAAATATAGCCATCTAAGTTTAATGAGCTTCCAAAAATGATGCTTGAGTACCTGGGGAACTGGGGCATGTGATAGTTGGTCCTAGTGATGGGCCTGAGTCTGgattcgtcaaaaaaaaatattcgcaAGACGAGTCATTTTGCTTGAACTGGCACAAGTAAAAACCTCGAGTCCTCTGTTGGACTCGAGGctggaaaaaagtcaaaatatcagaggactcgcctcagcactaGTTGTTCCATATCAATAGGCCAATGCGTACCGACCTCCGTCTACTGACTACCAAAACACGTGTCTTAAAACAGTATCAACAAAAAGTATACCTTTGGTCGTGGTGTCCTGAATCAGGTCTCAAGTAACATGAGACCCTACAACCGAACAACCTTACAAATGGCCAGATTTAGATGCAATAGCCCCTTTCAATTATTCCattggtgtgtgtgtgtgaacgAGAGGCTAAATTAAGTCCGATGTTTAAAAATGGTCCTTTCCTATCTCCAATAGGAATACTTCCCTATAGTACTTTCAAGCACTCTTACCGGGCAGAATGATAGTCACTCCAACATTGTCGCCAATGGAGGCACTTTTGGAACCACTGTTGCGCTTCTTGGCCGGTTCAAAGAATCTCTGTCGGCTAGATTCGCGCTTGACTAACTCCTCGGGGTTGCGCACCAAAACGGCTTCACCCGTGGGCCCTTCCACATCAAGCAGAGTGGTCACTCCGTCTTTGGTGACCAGGTCACGCTTCTTCCGACCAGCTCCACTCGGTTGGAACACGTCCAGACAAAACTCCTGGGAACACAAAGTAAGAGGAAACCCGTCAAAACAATGGTCAAAATCTGGCCCTGCCTACCGAATATAACGGAAGCTAGCTTCCTCGGGCTCGTTTGCAGCTTTTGTATTCATTTTCAGCGAAAGCTCTTTTGAGTGGCATATTGTGGAAAGCACATTGACGTCAGGGACCATGTCGATGAGTTCCAAGGTTCTTCAGTTACATGGATCAGTTTGTTCAGGAATATACCATTTTTTTAGATACATAGGGGGCCGTTTTTGTAAATAACATTGTCAATGTGCATGGAATAATGCATTCTTCAGCGTTCCATTTTTACAGCATTTTGCGTTTTCGCTTCTCTTTGTACCGTTTCGCCAGCAAATAGCAATAAAAATTTAGTGAAGAACAATTCTGTCATTGTTGAGACTTCGTATTGTAAACCATTATAAAGGGCAATCGTCTTTAAGCAAGTGTTCTTTTTCGTTACTTGAGTTCGACTCAACATCCCAGCCTTCCCAGGATCAACCATTCTGACTTTGGTTGTCAAATAGAGCCTGAATGGTTGAGCTCTCCACTTGGTCGGAGCAATGGTTCCGCTCGTTTACTACGTGAACGAAATGGACGATATAAAAGgcgaacaaaaacaacaatctCGAGCTAGATATTGTCCCAATACAGCTACCCAAGCTTATAAGATATTTCATACCGAATGCTGCTAAAACATAAACCGGATCCAGGTGGAAAGGTCGTTTGATGTTGCACGCACAGATGCAAGAGAAAGCTTACACCATAACACAATTTAGAATTAGAACGCGGAATTTCCTGGAAAGCGTGGatggtttcaaaaattgaatagcaAAGAACAAGCGTCTTTCCACGAATTGCTCGCAACTTTAGGTGGCGTGCGCAAATTCCAAATGGCGCTATTTCCTCCCCCGACATTTTTGACCGAATTGGGCAGA from Tigriopus californicus strain San Diego chromosome 1, Tcal_SD_v2.1, whole genome shotgun sequence includes the following:
- the LOC131880798 gene encoding thyrotropin-releasing hormone receptor-like, whose translation is MTADNLTLGANLSAAEWELLKDCPEYGEAEQRLLDGLSFWLEGLVQTTIAISGIIFNIFSSLILASKDMRNSFNLLLIALGCFDCFYLFGSILESFRKSFHLATSVHTLLFPYVLFPGQMISMTASVLMTVAIAMERYVAVHYPLDYNQSMNDEHATLRRVLKYVVPVSLFSVVVNLPKFFEAEIQWIDDPRTNETIPALKVSDLRINVHYVTYYNHYFRLLFLGIIPFGLLVFFNTKIYQDIQVRRKRRCPRPPSSNSNSGDKDQPATSKRDACQVQRRNVNANRRRYEDNLAVIFMGIVIFFLVSHFPRIFLGLHEVFVSTQARLCGEHGKRSFSLWVHVFAYVSHLLLVLNSSVNSLIYCILSSRFRLQVVHTLNSVGSRFGFKKDPTQRSAMVAANNNGVANSLGVINNGLKEAISLNGLKSSNGMTTVGGKTIDIVSPEGSPLMETQTTQV